The sequence ATATTTATTTTTATCAAAACAATCTTTATTTAATAAGTTTTACAAATCAAATCAACCAAATGGTAAATACAATCAACCATTTAGTGTTATTGTAGTTTGTAACTCAATTATTTTTATTGTTGAATAAATAGATTATCAATGATGTGCGGATAATTTTTAGGTAGATTTAGAAAAAAATTAATAATCCTTTTTTGATTGGAATTAAATAAAATGGATTAGGTTTACCGGAAATACAAATTCGTTTAACAAAGATGTAGATTAGTAGATTCTGATTTATAAAGTTTTAAAAAAAACAATAGTTTTGTTATAAAATTTTATCAATGACAATACGGAAACTCAGGCTTTTTGCTCCAGCATTCTTTTGGATCTTCCAGATCCTAGTACATATTATAAGAAATATCTATGTTATTGTATCTGACTCGTTTTCGATTATATTTTCTAATATTATTATTATCTATCCTCTCGATGCTGTTACATTTTCGGTGTTTTACTATTATTTTGCCCCGCTTTTTTTTAAGAAGAAGAATATTCAAGTCAACATTATTTTTAGTATTGCTTATATTTTTCTGTATGGCTTTGTATGGGTTATGGTTTACTATTTTTGGCAAACACATGATCACAATGAGTTAAAATCTTTATACTTTTCAAGTTTTGGGCATAGTTTGAATTATTGCTTTTTGGGTGTATTGATGAGGTTAGGCATCGAATGGTTTGAAAAAAGGGAAACCCAAAAAGAACTTGAAAAGCAAAACATTAAAACCGAATTGGCTTTATTACGGGCACAAATCAATCCCCATTTCTTATTTAACACTTTAAATAATATCAACTCTTTTGCTACTCAAAATTCGGAGAAAACCTCATATGCTATCATCAAATTGTCCGAAATAATGAGATACATGCTTTATGAAGCAAACGGAGAAAAGGTGCTTTTAGATAAGGAATTGCAGTACATTTATAATTTTCTGGAATTACATAAGCTCAGGTATAAGCATAACTCATTCGTGCAATTTTCAGTCAGTGGTACTACTTCAAACATTTTTATTCCACCCATGATTTTCATTCCGTTTATTGAAAATGCCTTCAAACATGGGAAAAAGGGACCCAAGGACGTAATTGAAATAAACATTAGTGTTAGGAATAAAGAAATTGACTTTAATTGCCAGAACAATAAAAGGCAGCTCAGTGAGAGTGAGAAAAAATTGGATAAAGGTATTGGAATACAAAATATTAAACGAAGGCTTGAATATTTGTATCCCCAAGGTTTTGTGTTAGATCTTTTGGAAACCGACACAACATATTCCGTTCATCTTAAAATAAAAAATTATGAATCAAGTGTTTTCATTTAACGCTAAAAAGGATGAAAATCTTAAATACGAGTTACTCCCGTCACATTTATTAAGACTATTTACAGATGAAAATTAACTGTATTGTTATCGATGATGAATTACCAGCCATTCAGCAAATGGAAGAGTACATTAAGAGAATTCCATTTTTGAATCTGATGCAGTGTTTTGATAATGCAATTGAACCAATTAATTTTATAAAGAAGAATCAGGTTGACTTGATTTTTCTTGATATTGAGATGGAGGGTTTCTCTGGCCTGCAATTTATAAAGTCTATACAAAACAAACCCAAAATCATTCTAACTACCGCATACGATGCCTATGCGTTGGATGCATACAATCTGAACGTGTCGGATTATTTGCTGAAACCCATTTCATTTGAACGGTTTATTCAGTCATTGGATAAGATTTTTGAATATTTTTCAACCATTAAATCGATCACTACCGACGAAAAAGTTTATAAACGCGATTATTTTTTTGTAAAAACCGAGTTCAGGATGCAACGTGTTGATTTCAATGATATATTATTCATTGAGGGCATGAAAGAATACTTGCGTATTCATACTGCTGAGGAAAGAATAATGACATTACAAAACTTTGTAAGTATAATAGAATTGTTGCCTTCCGATAATTTCATTCGGGTTCATAAATCATATATTGTTGCTGTGAATAAAATTAAATCTATTGAAAGAAATAGGATTTATATTGGTGATCAAATCATTCCTATCAGTGCATCCTATAAGGATCAATTTTTCATGTTCTTAAAGAGATGAGTTTATTTTGGGAGAGCGGAAAGTAAGTTGAAAAAACGAAAAAAGATCAAAAACAAAACTTTATTTGCAAGAAAAAAAGGTAGATATATCTAAAAAATATACCAAAAATTTTTCTTTGAGAAACGGGATTATACCCAATTAATCATCCACCTATAAATCACTGTAATAAGGAGGGATTCAGCGAAATTCTGGCCGGGGAGCTCATGGCCAGGGCGAATGAAGAATGGTTCCCGGGAAAAATCAAAACTTATACTACACAACATTGTAAATCGTCAGCAAAAAGTTTAACTTGGTTTCAAACCTCATGGTTCACGCACGGATTGGCACTAGAAAAGGGGTTGAACTTTATCGACTTGAATGATCGGAATCAACAACTTATTAATCGGACAAATGAAGGTGTTTCTAAATTCAACCTTGGTGACGGATTAAAGCAGGTCGCATAAATCAATTAGACGCAAAGAGACTCATTATGCATTAAATGATTTGAACCCGATCCGTTACGTCGAAAATTTTCTCAATAAGGTCATCATTGAAAAAAAAGATATACCTTTGGTAGGTGCTACTTACACAATGTTTTATTGAAGGGAAGCTTACAAGTACGCCATATCAAATCTAAATCTTTCAGGAAAGGTTCGGAGAAAATTTCAGATAGGGGTACGGTTCAAAAGCGCTCTCTTTATATAAAGTAGGGCGCTTTTTTGCTATACTATTATTTTCTTTTGAAATGAGCCTGAAAACTATTGAAATATTTTTTCGTATGAAAAAATAATGGATTTCATCCTGGTTCCATAAGATTAACATTAAAATTTTTTTATTGATGAAAATTAATTATAAAAATGCTTCCGTATATCTGCCAATTGCCTTTGCCATAGTTTTAATTATTGGGATTTTTGTTGGAAAGAACATTAATTCCGGGCTCACGCTTGATCAGGCTTTAATGCCATCAAACACAAATAACCCGTATAATAAGTTGGCTGATATTATCAATTATATTGAGAAGGATTATGTAGATCCGATTGATCGTGAAAAATTGACTTCTAAGGCAGTTATGTCTATCATAGAAGAACTCGACCCTCACACTTCTTATATAAGTCAGGAAGAATTTAATGCTGTTAATGACCCACTTTTGGGTTCTTTCGATGGAATCGGAGTACAATTTAATGTTATTGAGGATACCATTGCCATTGTTCAGGTAATTCCAGGAGGTCCTTCAGAAAAATCGGGAATAATAGCGGGAGACAGAATCACAATGGTTAATGATTCGTTAATAGCAGGCGTTGGTATTACAAACAATGGTGCCATTAGATTATTAAAAGGTCATCGGGGTACGAATGTTAAAGTGAGTGTTTTCCGAAGAGGATTTCCCGAGCTCATAAATTTCGATATCATCCGAAATATTATTCCTACTTATAGCCTTGATGTGGCTTACATGATCAATGATTCGGTTGGTTATATGAAGCTGAACACTTTTTCTGCCACAACCTATGCAGAGTTTAGTGAAGCTGGTAAAAAACTTAAGCAGCAAGGCGTAAAAAATATTATTTTAGATTTGCGAGGAAATACAGGGGGCTATGTAAGGCCAGCCGTTCAAATTGCTGATGACTTTTTGGCCGATGGTAAACTAATTGTTTATACAAAAGGGAACAATCGTCCCAAGAGCTCAGTTTACTCGAAATCAAATGGCTTGTTTGAAACTGTAAACGTAATCGTTTTAATCGACGAAGCATCTGCATCGGCAAGTGAAATTTTAGCAGGGGCAATTCAGGATAATGATCGGGGCACCATCATTGGTAGACGATCATTTGGTAAGGGATTGGTACAGGAACAACTTAATTTCCCTGACGGTTCCGGATTAAGAATGACCATAGCCCGTTATTATACACCTACAGGCAGATCGATTCAGCGGGCTTATGGCGATGGTTTTGACGAATATTATAATGAATTTTATCATCGTTATACCAATGGTGAATTACTAAGTGCCGATAGTATCAAATTTGCCGATTCACTGATGTATAAAACTCCCGGTGGAAAAATTGTATATGGCGGAGGTGGTATCATGCCCGATCTCTTTGTTCCAATAGAAATGTCAAATCCGATTTTTTATAATGTTGTCATAAACAGAGGACTTGCTTATCAATTTGCCTTTAATTATACAGATACGCACAGGGAAAAATTGAGTAAATACAAAAAGCCCATCGACTTTATTGATTCGTTTGAATTCACAGATGAAATGTATGATGAATTTGTTGCTTTTGCTATTTCGAACGGAGCCGATAATAATGAAGCAGAGATTAATAAGTCGGCAATAAAATTAAAATCATTGATTAAAGCCTATATTGGAAGAAATATATTGGATAATGATGCTTTTTATCCAATTTTTAATAAAAATGATGTGGTAGTCATTAAAGCTCAAAATTATTTAACTTCGAAAAAGTAAACCTGATATATTAACCTAAAACAAAACATCATGAACTTTGAACTTCCATTATTACCTTTTTCAATGGATGCCTTGGAACCATTTATTTCAAAGCAAACACTTGATTTCCATCATGGAAAACACCACCTCACCTATGTGAATAATTTGAATAAATTGATTGTAGGAACAAAGTTTGAAAAATTAAGTTTAGAAGAAATTATCTTAACAGCCGATGGTGGGATTTTCAATAATGCCGCTCAGGTTTGGAATCACACTTTTTACTGGAATTGTATGTCTCCAAAAGGAGGGGGTGAACCTACCGGAAAATTGCTCGAAGCTATAAAAAACGAATTTGGATCTTTTGAAGAATTCAAAGAAAAGTTTTCGGTTGCGGCTACTACCTTATTTGGATCAGGTTGGGCCTGGCTCGTGAAAAACAAGGAAAATAAACTTCAGATCATTCAAACCTCAAATGCAAATAATCCAATGACTCAAGGATTCATATCTTTGTTGACTTGCGATGTTTGGGAACATGCATATTATTTGGATAAACAAAACCGTCGACCGGCATATGTGGAAGACTTTTGGAAGCTTGTTGATTGGAAAGCAGTAACTAAAAGATTTTAATAAAAATAATTCCCCGAAGCTCTGCTTCGGGGTTTCCGTATATTCTCCCCTGAATAGGGGACCTGCCGTCAGGCAAGTATCCCATAGCTCTGCGACAGGGATAGTCAATATTAAGAATTTTTTTATTCCTTATAAATGTTCAAAAAATCAAATTAAAGCTCCCATTTTATAAAGCTTTTAATTTTAACGCAGTTTTAATCCACCTTAAATTTCTATTTCTTATTAGGTTTTAACTTGTATAGATTGATAATTTTCATTAAAATTGTATGAAACTTATTAATCATGTAACAAAATGAAACCAGGCGAAAACCAAAATCCAATTTTAATTCCTGAAGAAAGTATTATTGAGGGATTTATTAAGACCAAAAAATCATTCAGAATAGAAAGTAATTTCTATGGTACATTATTGTCTACAGAGAAGGTAATCATTGATGAAACCTCCAAAGTAGTAGGAGATATTGTTTGTTCAGAGCTGCTTATAAGTGGTAGTTTCGAAGGTAATATATTTTGTACCGGTAAATTTAGCGTTGTTGGAAGTTCTAAAATTAAGGGACAAGTTTATACGAAACTATTCCAAAATGAGGAGAATTGTGATTTGAACTGTTTTATCCAAATACCCAACAATGCAGTAATCAACGCAATTCAGGATATCTTGATAAATGTTGATGCTTCAACAAAACTTTCTACAGATGCGAATCTAAAGAAAATCATTCAATTATTTAAGGAGAATGTTTATACTGCAACCGACGAATCAAAAAAAATAAAGAAAGATTCTCCGGTTGAAAAGGAAGTAAAAGATTCGGATCCAATTGCTCCAAAGCAAGTTTAAAATAAACTTTAACCGTTTTAGTTAATTCGCTTATTCCACCGTTACTGATTTCGCAAGATTTCGTGGTTGGTCAACATTACAACCTCGCATGACCGCTATATGATACGAAAGTAATTGTAAGGGTATTATTGCTAACAAGGGCACCAATAATTCATCGCATTCCGGAATTTCAATCACAATATCAGATATTTTTTTAACTTGAGTGTCACCCTCTGTAACTATAGAGATGACTAGTCCTTGTCGGGCTTTTACCTCCATAATATTACTTTGCACCTTTTCATAGGTCCCTCTGTTGGTTGCAATAAAAACGACGGGCATATGCTGATCAATGAGTGCTATCGGGCCATGTTTCATTT comes from Bacteroidota bacterium and encodes:
- a CDS encoding histidine kinase, encoding MTIRKLRLFAPAFFWIFQILVHIIRNIYVIVSDSFSIIFSNIIIIYPLDAVTFSVFYYYFAPLFFKKKNIQVNIIFSIAYIFLYGFVWVMVYYFWQTHDHNELKSLYFSSFGHSLNYCFLGVLMRLGIEWFEKRETQKELEKQNIKTELALLRAQINPHFLFNTLNNINSFATQNSEKTSYAIIKLSEIMRYMLYEANGEKVLLDKELQYIYNFLELHKLRYKHNSFVQFSVSGTTSNIFIPPMIFIPFIENAFKHGKKGPKDVIEINISVRNKEIDFNCQNNKRQLSESEKKLDKGIGIQNIKRRLEYLYPQGFVLDLLETDTTYSVHLKIKNYESSVFI
- a CDS encoding LytTR family DNA-binding domain-containing protein, coding for MKINCIVIDDELPAIQQMEEYIKRIPFLNLMQCFDNAIEPINFIKKNQVDLIFLDIEMEGFSGLQFIKSIQNKPKIILTTAYDAYALDAYNLNVSDYLLKPISFERFIQSLDKIFEYFSTIKSITTDEKVYKRDYFFVKTEFRMQRVDFNDILFIEGMKEYLRIHTAEERIMTLQNFVSIIELLPSDNFIRVHKSYIVAVNKIKSIERNRIYIGDQIIPISASYKDQFFMFLKR
- a CDS encoding S41 family peptidase, which encodes MKINYKNASVYLPIAFAIVLIIGIFVGKNINSGLTLDQALMPSNTNNPYNKLADIINYIEKDYVDPIDREKLTSKAVMSIIEELDPHTSYISQEEFNAVNDPLLGSFDGIGVQFNVIEDTIAIVQVIPGGPSEKSGIIAGDRITMVNDSLIAGVGITNNGAIRLLKGHRGTNVKVSVFRRGFPELINFDIIRNIIPTYSLDVAYMINDSVGYMKLNTFSATTYAEFSEAGKKLKQQGVKNIILDLRGNTGGYVRPAVQIADDFLADGKLIVYTKGNNRPKSSVYSKSNGLFETVNVIVLIDEASASASEILAGAIQDNDRGTIIGRRSFGKGLVQEQLNFPDGSGLRMTIARYYTPTGRSIQRAYGDGFDEYYNEFYHRYTNGELLSADSIKFADSLMYKTPGGKIVYGGGGIMPDLFVPIEMSNPIFYNVVINRGLAYQFAFNYTDTHREKLSKYKKPIDFIDSFEFTDEMYDEFVAFAISNGADNNEAEINKSAIKLKSLIKAYIGRNILDNDAFYPIFNKNDVVVIKAQNYLTSKK
- a CDS encoding superoxide dismutase; its protein translation is MNFELPLLPFSMDALEPFISKQTLDFHHGKHHLTYVNNLNKLIVGTKFEKLSLEEIILTADGGIFNNAAQVWNHTFYWNCMSPKGGGEPTGKLLEAIKNEFGSFEEFKEKFSVAATTLFGSGWAWLVKNKENKLQIIQTSNANNPMTQGFISLLTCDVWEHAYYLDKQNRRPAYVEDFWKLVDWKAVTKRF
- a CDS encoding polymer-forming cytoskeletal protein; translated protein: MKPGENQNPILIPEESIIEGFIKTKKSFRIESNFYGTLLSTEKVIIDETSKVVGDIVCSELLISGSFEGNIFCTGKFSVVGSSKIKGQVYTKLFQNEENCDLNCFIQIPNNAVINAIQDILINVDASTKLSTDANLKKIIQLFKENVYTATDESKKIKKDSPVEKEVKDSDPIAPKQV